A part of Synechococcus sp. KORDI-49 genomic DNA contains:
- the truB gene encoding tRNA pseudouridine(55) synthase TruB has translation MAPVDGPFGFVVIDKPAGLTSHACVGRLRRCYGLRRIGHGGTLDPAVTGVLPIALGPATRLLPYLPGDKTYRGQIQLGITTNTDDLQGEPLHQTAWPELPIAALDAALTPFRGAIRQRPPQVSAVHVDGERAHNRARRGEVMDLPARPVTIHRLTLLAWDPANGRLELEVHCSAGTYIRSLARDLGEALGCGGCLAQLRRTQALGFHDRQAVALPEPDDAPPAPLSPLQALAHLPRRDLTDAELTDWRCGRRLCMPDGPGESIVVCDADGEIVGIGLREPGEQLRPKVVFGAAG, from the coding sequence ATGGCCCCTGTGGATGGTCCCTTCGGCTTCGTGGTGATCGACAAGCCGGCCGGTCTCACCTCCCATGCCTGTGTCGGTCGCCTGCGCCGCTGCTACGGCCTCCGACGCATCGGCCACGGCGGCACCCTGGATCCCGCCGTCACCGGCGTGCTGCCGATCGCCCTCGGACCCGCCACCCGCCTGTTGCCGTATCTGCCCGGTGACAAGACCTACCGCGGCCAGATCCAGCTGGGGATCACCACCAACACCGATGACCTGCAGGGCGAGCCGCTGCATCAGACGGCCTGGCCGGAGCTGCCGATCGCGGCCCTGGACGCGGCCCTGACGCCCTTCCGCGGAGCGATCCGGCAACGCCCCCCGCAGGTCTCGGCGGTGCACGTCGACGGGGAACGGGCCCACAACCGGGCCCGGCGAGGGGAGGTGATGGACCTGCCAGCACGTCCGGTGACGATCCATCGCCTGACGCTGCTGGCCTGGGATCCGGCGAACGGCCGACTCGAGCTGGAGGTGCACTGTTCCGCCGGCACCTACATCCGTTCGCTGGCCCGTGATCTGGGAGAGGCCCTGGGCTGCGGCGGCTGCCTCGCCCAGCTGCGCCGCACCCAGGCGCTCGGTTTCCATGACCGGCAGGCCGTGGCGCTGCCTGAGCCGGACGACGCCCCCCCTGCGCCTCTCTCACCGCTGCAGGCGCTTGCCCATCTGCCCCGACGCGATCTGACCGACGCGGAACTGACCGACTGGCGCTGCGGCCGCCGTCTGTGCATGCCGGACGGCCCGGGGGAGTCCATCGTGGTCTGCGACGCCGACGGGGAGATCGTCGGCATCGGCCTGCGGGAGCCGGGGGAGCAGCTGCGTCCAAAGGTGGTCTTCGGCGCTGCCGGCTAG
- a CDS encoding YebC/PmpR family DNA-binding transcriptional regulator: protein MAGHSKWSQIKRTKAVVDAKRGAVFTRLGREIMVAARDGADPAGNFQLRTAISKAKTAGVPASNIERAIAKGSGQGAEAAQLAEVRYEGYGPGGVAVLVEALTDNRNRTAADLRLAFSKNGGNLGESGCVAYLFEHRSEVTISADGDVEEALLESLLELDADGYDLIDDGVVVHGPFTVLEALQDGLRQQGWTVRDWGHSWHASTSIDMADVDTAGQCLKLLDALDGLDDVRSVSCNLGEIPEQIGAGAA, encoded by the coding sequence ATGGCCGGCCACAGCAAATGGTCACAGATCAAGCGCACCAAGGCCGTGGTGGATGCCAAACGCGGCGCCGTGTTCACCCGGCTTGGGCGGGAGATCATGGTGGCGGCGCGGGACGGGGCGGATCCGGCCGGAAATTTCCAGCTGCGCACGGCGATCAGCAAAGCCAAGACGGCCGGGGTGCCGGCCTCCAACATCGAGCGGGCGATCGCCAAGGGCTCGGGGCAGGGTGCTGAGGCGGCCCAGTTGGCGGAGGTCCGCTACGAGGGCTACGGGCCCGGCGGTGTCGCGGTGCTGGTGGAAGCCCTCACCGACAACCGCAACCGAACAGCGGCGGATCTGCGCCTGGCCTTCAGCAAGAACGGCGGCAACCTCGGGGAAAGCGGCTGTGTTGCCTACCTGTTCGAACACCGCAGCGAGGTGACGATCAGCGCCGATGGCGACGTCGAGGAAGCTCTGCTGGAGAGCCTGCTGGAGCTCGACGCCGACGGCTACGACCTGATCGACGACGGTGTTGTGGTGCACGGCCCCTTCACGGTGCTCGAAGCCCTGCAGGATGGCCTGCGGCAGCAGGGCTGGACCGTGCGCGATTGGGGCCACAGCTGGCATGCGAGCACCAGCATCGACATGGCTGATGTCGACACCGCAGGTCAGTGTCTGAAGCTGCTCGATGCCCTCGATGGTCTGGACGACGTGCGCAGCGTCAGCTGCAATCTCGGGGAGATCCCTGAGCAGATCGGTGCGGGAGCGGCATGA
- a CDS encoding L,D-transpeptidase family protein, producing the protein MGASRTIALAAALLSLAGCQSEPSSPPEQADPISRVRIELDVNAPAKSTGILSGAGLNHAFHVGYGKYGIACEGSRFEEGVTPLGTFRVNAVLSDDIFEMEPELIEQSGRTRDNLKSTLFRNMSAIDFKGDGETGEYGNGYISLAPVPATPQPFEFNEYAGQFRWYSFAIHGTNDERRVGTKDTGGCLNVSDKDLKVLLENLSIGDEVEITANGPCSS; encoded by the coding sequence ATGGGTGCATCGCGCACGATCGCGCTGGCCGCAGCGCTGCTGAGCCTGGCCGGATGCCAGTCCGAGCCCTCCTCCCCTCCGGAACAGGCTGATCCGATCAGCAGGGTCCGGATCGAACTCGACGTCAATGCCCCGGCGAAGAGCACAGGGATTCTCAGTGGTGCCGGTCTCAACCACGCCTTCCACGTCGGCTACGGCAAATACGGCATCGCCTGTGAGGGATCGCGCTTTGAGGAGGGCGTCACACCGCTCGGCACCTTTCGCGTCAACGCCGTGCTGAGCGACGACATCTTTGAGATGGAACCGGAGCTGATCGAACAATCCGGACGCACCCGGGACAATCTCAAGAGCACGCTGTTCCGCAACATGAGCGCCATCGACTTCAAGGGCGATGGTGAAACCGGCGAATACGGCAACGGCTACATCAGTCTCGCGCCGGTCCCGGCCACGCCGCAGCCCTTCGAATTCAACGAGTACGCCGGTCAGTTCCGCTGGTACAGCTTCGCCATCCATGGCACCAACGACGAACGCCGTGTCGGCACCAAGGACACAGGTGGCTGCCTCAACGTCAGCGACAAGGATCTGAAGGTGCTGCTGGAGAATCTCTCCATCGGCGACGAAGTCGAGATCACCGCCAACGGACCCTGCAGCAGCTGA